CCCCGACTCCTGCCGCCTTTGGGACGCCAAGACCAATGAGAAGATGGACAAGGATCGCTTCCGCCATGACCTGGGACAGGTGGAGGAGTACTACGCCGAGCTGCACCGGAGGATAACCTCGTAAGCCGACGATAAATGAGACAAGGGGTGGAACAAGGGGTTTAAACGAGCGAACCGAGCGAAGCGAGCTACGCCTCCGGCGAACCGAGTAATGCCCCAGGCAAAACCCCTTGTCTTTCCCCTTATTTTTAAAGGGGCGCCGATCCGGCGTCCCTTTTTCATATCAACGGCAACCGGCTTAACTCAGGCGTCAGAGGGCCAGGGCCTCGTCCAGCATGCGCTCGAACTCGGCAATACCGGCGACCACGGACATCCGGCGGCGCAGCTCACCCGCCCCCTCCACCCCGCGGAGGTAGTGCAGGGCGAAGCGACGTACCCGGAACATCGCCGACTTCTCGCCGTAGAAATCGCAGAGCAACCGGCCGTGCCTGCGGGTCCACCCGACCCGCCCCGACCAGTCCGCCTCGGGTCGGACTTCCTCCCCACCCAGTGCCTGCGCCATCCGTCGCGCCTGCCACGGCTCGCCGATGAGCGCCCGCCCCACCATCACCGCGTGACACCCCGTGGAATCCAGCATCCGCAGGGCATCTTCGGGGGTCTTCACGTCGCCGTTGCCGATAACGGGGCAGCGCACCGCCCCCACGAGCTCGGTGATGGCCGTCCAGTCGGCACAGCCGGCAAAACCATCCTCCCGGGTGCGGGGGTGAAGCGTGAGGGCGGCGATTCCTATACCGTCGAGTTCCGTCGCCAGGCTCAGGAAAATCTTTGAGTCCGAGGTGAAGCCCAGGCGCAGCTTGGCGGTGACCGGCAGGGACGTGGATTCCAGTACCGCCGCCGCTATTTCCACGGCCAGCGGCAGGTCGCGCATGAGCGCCACCCCGTTCCCCGACCGCACGACCTTCTTCGCCGGGCAGCCGAAGTTCAGGTCGAGGGCGTCGTAGCCGCAGAGCTCGACGAACCCGGCGGCGTAGGCGAAGGCTTCCGGGTTGTGGCCGAAGAGCTGGCAGACCACCGGCACGCCCAGGTCGGGGAACTGGCGGGAAAGGGGGCGGGGCGGATCACACGGCCGTCCGGGCTCCGGGGTCAGCATGGCCCGGGTCTTGCGTCCCCCCCGGAAAAGCCCGTCGGCGGTGGTCATCTCCGTCCAGAAGGCGGCGAGTCCCTCCCCGGCGAGGAGGCGGTACCACGGCACGGCGCTGGTCCCGGCCAGGGGGGCGGAGACCACCCCCCCGGCGATCCGCTCCCGGAAGGTTTTTACGAAGTCCGGTCTGGACATGGCCCTTCGTGGAGACAAGGGGTTTAACCGAGCGAAGCGAGCTATGCCCCTGGCAAAACCCCTTGCCGATAGGAGGGCAAGGTCCGGGCCCCTTGCCTGTTCAATGAGAATTGTCAGCCGCGCCTTTTCCCCCGGCACTTCTGTTGGGTGAAACTCTTCACCGGCTTTCCGCCTTTATTATTCCCCAAGACACCGCCTCGACCACCGGCTCCTGGGGAGTCCACTCGACGCGGATTAGTAGGTCGGTCTCGTATTCACTCCACTGTGGGTCTCCCTGGTCGCAGTACCACGAATGCCTAATCTCCCAGTCGAATGTCGTATCCAGCCTGATACCCACCAACCCGAACGGCCTCACCACCGCGAAGAACT
The window above is part of the bacterium genome. Proteins encoded here:
- a CDS encoding tRNA-dihydrouridine synthase; protein product: MSRPDFVKTFRERIAGGVVSAPLAGTSAVPWYRLLAGEGLAAFWTEMTTADGLFRGGRKTRAMLTPEPGRPCDPPRPLSRQFPDLGVPVVCQLFGHNPEAFAYAAGFVELCGYDALDLNFGCPAKKVVRSGNGVALMRDLPLAVEIAAAVLESTSLPVTAKLRLGFTSDSKIFLSLATELDGIGIAALTLHPRTREDGFAGCADWTAITELVGAVRCPVIGNGDVKTPEDALRMLDSTGCHAVMVGRALIGEPWQARRMAQALGGEEVRPEADWSGRVGWTRRHGRLLCDFYGEKSAMFRVRRFALHYLRGVEGAGELRRRMSVVAGIAEFERMLDEALAL